In the genome of Colwellia sp. PAMC 21821, the window CCGCTACGACAAACAACTTATGGTATGAGCAAGGACAAAGTGTTTTAGCGCAAGCTGAACTTAATGCTCAATCTTTGATGAATACCAAAGGTAAGGCTAAAAACGTTATTCTCTTTGTTGGTGACGGTATGGGTATTTCTACTGTGACTGCTACTCGTATTTTAGCAGGGCAACAACTCGGAAAAATGGGGGAAGAGCATCAACTAAGTTTTGATAAATTCCCTTTTTCTGGTTTTGCAAAAACGTATAATGTTGATGCACAAACGCCAGATTCTGCTGGCACCATGACCGCGATGATGTCAGGGGTGAAAACAGATGTTGGTGTCATTGGCGTATCTGAAGCTATCAGCCGAGGTGATTGTTCTACGGTATCAGGGAATGAGCTAGTAACCGCATTAGAACTGGCAGAAATAGCGGGAAAATCAACAGGTATTATTTCTACCGCTCGTATTACGCATGCCACACCAGCGGCGACTTATGCTAAATCTGCCGATAGAAACTGGGAAGATATCTCTGATATGTCAGCAGCAGCTGTTTCGGCTGGTTGTATTGATATTGCCGCACAACTTATTAGTTTTGAAAGTGATATGGAAAGCCGCTTTGCTGGCGCCGATGTTGATGGTATTGAAGTCGTATTGGGCGGTGGAAGAAGACACTTTTTACCCAAAGATGCATCATTTAATAGTGCCGATGCGGTAAGTGCCATAGAAGGTGATAGAACGGACGGCCGCGACTTAACCGCAGAATGGAAAGCGCAATATCCAGCAGGTAGTTATGTTATCGACCAAGCAGGCTTTGATGCGGTTGATGCTAATACCACGGCAAGACTCTTTGGTTTATTTAATGAATCTCATATGCAATATGAAGCGGACCGCGGCAACGACATTGCCGGTGAACCTTCTTTACGCGAGATGACCAGTAAAGCGATTGATGTGCTGGATAATAATGAACAAGGTTTTTTCTTAATGGTTGAGGCGGGTAGAATCGATCATGGTCATCATGCCGGCAGTGCACATGGCGCGTTAACCGACGCAATGGCTTTTGCCGATGCTGTAAAGGCGGCGGTCGATGCAACTGACCCCGAAGAAACCTTAATTATTGTTACGGCCGATCATAGTCATGTTTTCACTATGGCAGGCTACCCCAAACGTGGTAATCCTATTTTAGGTAAAGTGGTTGGGGTTGGTAGCACTGAGCCAAGCTTAGCCAGTGACGGTATGCCTTACACCACATTAGGTTATACAAATGGTAAAGGCTTTAGAGATTTAGGGGCAGAAACAGATGCGGATGCAGGCTATAGCGGCGACGCTGTTACTGGGCGTGAAGATCTCGCTATGGTAGATACTAATTCGCCAGGTTTTCATCAAGAAGCCTTAGTGCCAATGGGCTCTGAAACTCATGCCGGTGAAGATGTTGGTATTTATGCCCAAGGGCCTGGTGCGCATTTAATTACGGGTACTAATGAGCAAAGTGTTATTTTCCATGCGATGGACTATGCCGCAGATTTGGTCACAAAAGCTGAGCAAGCGATAAACTAAGTGTTTGCTGTTCTCTATTGTTAGGTCGGGAAGTTGTCGGATTAAAAAATGACAACTTCCTTTTATTTATATCAATTTGATTAATTAAGTGATCTACTTTTTCATGCGGAAAAATGGATAATGACAAGGCATAAAATTTAGTCAGTAGTTTTTCTACTTCTAAATTTTATAACGCTGTAGTTATTCATTTTAACCATTAAAAATGAGCGGCTAATTAATCAGCTTGATATTATACCTAGGCTGCCTCAAGACATTAAAGATTTTATATTGAAGAGTCTGGTGATTATTAATTAAAAATTGGTTTTATTATGAAAATTATTGTCGCATTATTATTCACGATATCTTTAAGTAGCAACGCCAGTGAGTGCGAAATTTCACCCGATTTGCTCAGCGCTTACTATCAGCTGAGCACTCAGCCCTCTAATACCACAGCGATTAAAAAACCTGTTCCGCAATTATTTGAATTACACCGCGAGGCTAAAGTGGTGTTACATCGTAATATAAGCAAGGGTGTTGATGAGCTGTGGACAAAAAATGGTCATCGATTGTCGCTAAGTCGAGTGTTTGAAAAATATCAGCATGTGATTGAATATCAATCCAATGAACTGAGATATCAACCACAATGGCAAGATGTGTTTCAGTTAGTCGTGACACCTGAGCTAAAAAACATGCAATTTGTCGAACAGAAAAATACCGGTTGTCTGCTTGAAGAGCACTATATATTGAAAGATAAACACAAAGAGTATCAACTGACTTGGTTACCAAAACTACGCCTAGTAAAATACTTTCAATTAAAGGACGTTAAGTTCACACGACAATGGCAGTTAACAAAATATCAGCCCAATGATGTAGAG includes:
- a CDS encoding alkaline phosphatase, yielding MKSVKLLSLAVLAALAGCGGDDGSNGADGNSGINSLISQTLLNVGDAQCLNGGVQIDSGLDDDGSGVLDVGEIDATEFVCSPTLTQAQGSALTATTNNLWYEQGQSVLAQAELNAQSLMNTKGKAKNVILFVGDGMGISTVTATRILAGQQLGKMGEEHQLSFDKFPFSGFAKTYNVDAQTPDSAGTMTAMMSGVKTDVGVIGVSEAISRGDCSTVSGNELVTALELAEIAGKSTGIISTARITHATPAATYAKSADRNWEDISDMSAAAVSAGCIDIAAQLISFESDMESRFAGADVDGIEVVLGGGRRHFLPKDASFNSADAVSAIEGDRTDGRDLTAEWKAQYPAGSYVIDQAGFDAVDANTTARLFGLFNESHMQYEADRGNDIAGEPSLREMTSKAIDVLDNNEQGFFLMVEAGRIDHGHHAGSAHGALTDAMAFADAVKAAVDATDPEETLIIVTADHSHVFTMAGYPKRGNPILGKVVGVGSTEPSLASDGMPYTTLGYTNGKGFRDLGAETDADAGYSGDAVTGREDLAMVDTNSPGFHQEALVPMGSETHAGEDVGIYAQGPGAHLITGTNEQSVIFHAMDYAADLVTKAEQAIN